The following are encoded together in the Bicyclus anynana chromosome 2, ilBicAnyn1.1, whole genome shotgun sequence genome:
- the LOC112047604 gene encoding juvenile hormone epoxide hydrolase-like, whose protein sequence is MAKFFITWCLAIASVATGVAGARSVPKLDQNEWWGPPELMMNTEELQQRKCIRPWSLTISQDEIDYLRWRLLDHHSFAPALEDSNFEYGFNPDQLDDWAQYWANEYNFTRAEQVLNQYPQYKVNVQGLDIHFIWIKPEVPKGVKTVPLLMLHGWPSSVRAYHDSIPILTTPNKGLAFEVIIPSLPGFGFSDAAVRPGLGPAQMAVVFKNLMKTLGHKKFYVQGEDWGAVIGRQLATLYQNDILGFHSTQLSILSNCEEIKTFLAGYIAILQVELQQFNRTATTELLEETGFMHLQATKPDSVGVGLSDSPIGLCAWMLEKFSTWTRRDNRLLVDGGLLNHFTRDQLLDNVMVYWLSNSMTSAMRIYAEYFSNAQRALGIEQIPTKVPVWNIRPIHELLPSAQNEIKFPNFVGTTILDAGHFVFFEQPEAVAKDIFKAVKAFRSYRKW, encoded by the exons ATGGCCAAGTTTTTCATCACCTGGTGCCTCGCCATTGCGAGCGTGGCGACAGGGGTCGCCGGCGCGCGGTCTGTGCCAAAGCTGGACCAGAACGAGTGGTGGGGGCCGCCAGAGTTGATGATGAATACAGAAGAGTTGCAGCAGAGAAAGTGCATCAGGCCCTGGTCGCTTACCATCTCGCAAGAT GAAATTGATTATCTCAGATGGCGACTTCTAGATCACCACAGCTTTGCCCCAGCACTTGAGGATAGCAACTTCGAATACGGGTTTAACCCTGATCAGCTGGATGACTGGGCGCAATACTGGGCTAACGAGTACAACTTCACCCGGGCGGAACAGGTCCTCAACCAATACCCACAGTACAAGGTCAATGTGCAGGGTTTGGATATACACTTCATCTGGATAAAGCCAGAG GTGCCTAAAGGGGTGAAGACGGTACCCCTACTCATGCTTCACGGCTGGCCGAGCTCTGTGCGCGCGTACCACGACTCCATACCGATCCTAACCACACCCAACAAGGGCTTAGCATTCGAAGTCATCATCCCAAGTTTGCCTGGATTTGGATTTTCAGAT GCAGCAGTTCGTCCAGGACTGGGCCCGGCACAGATGGCAGTTGTCTTCAAAAACTTAATGAAAACACTCGGCCACAAGAAGTTCTACGTGCAAGGAGAAGATTGGGGAGCTGTGATCGGAAGACAGTTGGCCACGCTGTACCAAAATGATATATTGGGCTTCCATAGCACTCAACTCTCTATACTG AGCAACTGTGAAGAAATCAAGACATTCCTTGCGGGTTACATCGCAATCCTTCAGGTAGAACTTCAACAGTTCAACAGAACCGCCACCACTGAACTCTTGGAGGAGACTGGGTTCATGCATCTGCAGGCGACCAAACCTGACTCTGTGG GTGTCGGTCTCTCTGATTCGCCGATCGGTCTCTGCGCCTGGATGCTGGAGAAGTTCTCGACCTGGACCCGGCGCGACAACCGGCTGCTGGTCGACGGCGGGTTACTCAACCACTTCACGCGCGACCAGCTGCTGGACAACGTGATGGTGTACTGGTTGTCCAACAGCATGACCAGCGCCATGAGGATATACGCCGAGTACTTCAGTAACGCGCAACGAGCGTTGGGGATAGAACA AATCCCCACAAAAGTTCCAGTATGGAATATTCGGCCCATTCATGAACTGCTCCCTTCGGCACAAAACGAGATAAAATTCCCCAACTTTGTCGGAACTACCATCTTGGATGCAGGCCACTTTGTGTTTTTCGAACAACCCGAAGCTGTCGCTAAAGATATCTTCAAAGCTGTCAAGGCATTCAGAAGTTACAGGAAATggtaa